TCGGCGGATCGGGCCACCACGCAGCCGTCGTTGTTGGAGAGCACGACGACGGGGCGGCCTTCCAGCCTCGGGTCAAAGACCCGCTCGCAGGAGACATAGAAGTTGTTGACATCAACCAGGGCGATGGCCTGCCTTCCCACCATGTCAGAGGCTCCTTAAAGGCGGTGATGGCGAGCAACGGAGGCGGAGCGGGCTGCGGGTGCCCAGCCGGGCTGTGTCACCCGCAGAGAATATATTTGATAGACAGGACATGTAACACGAACTACTAGAAATAGAATTCTATCTGTCATTGTATGTGCTCGTCCTGACATCCGCTATGGCACCGAGCGCGGGCCTGAGAGCAAGAATGACCGCCCACCGACTGGGTACGGGCCAAGCGTCGCCGCCTCCGGAAGTGACCCTCAACAAGCTTGCCGCGATGAGTGTGCGGGTGTCGCGCATATCACCGCCGGCGGCGCCGGTGCCGTTGACTGTGTCGGCGGTGTCGATGATGGTGGTTGCCGTTGGGGCATCGCAGCGGCACGGGCACGGCTTTACCCTCAAATGCATTGTGCATGTACTCGATTCCGTCGGAATCGTCGGCAGCTTCCACGAGCAAGCGAATGTCCCGGCTGCCAGAGTCATCGCGTGGTGTGGGCGCAGTGTTTGACCTGCCCGTGCGGGATGGGTTCGCGTCAAAGGAAGGCGACAGGCGCCATTCAGCGTTGTCCTGCAATAACCCATGATTTCTCATGTGGTCTTCAATATTGTTGACCATCGCCAGCATTGCAGCACGAGAGAACAGCTCTGCCGCATCCTGATCCGGGCTGGCGGAAATAATCGTGACTGGCTTTGCGAGAGTCGCGTAGTCTGGGCTCTCAAACTCGGGCATCGCGAAAGCGTTCTGGAAGCTCATCTAGGGGATGAGGGCTGTGCCCGAATTCCCGCACGGGCTTGAATCTTCATGGCTGCGAGTAGCCTGTCAATCTCCGTCGGCCAGCCACTCATCCAGGTAGGTGAACGTCAGCGAGGGTTTCTGGACGCCTGGCCGTACCTCCACCACCATGTTACCAACGTGCCTTTTGTCGACCCAAACCTCAGCACTCATCTAGACGGTCCTTTGCGCTCGTTTGCGCCCCAGTGTGTGGGCTCTCAGACGGCCCAGATCGGTGCTCAACGGGTCGGTCGCCTCAGTGCTGGGTTCGGCCAGAGGGAGATGTTCGCCCGCCTTGCGGTCAGCTCCTGGCCGATACCCAGCCTCATTCTCCACTGGCGGAGGTGTTCACCCATGAGGGCCGCAGAGTTATCCGCTGTTGGCGTTGTGACGTGCGTGAACGTAACAATAATCCTACGTTGTATTACCTGAGCAATAGCATCGAATGAGTTCTTTTATAGGCATTTGATACGTGCTTGGAAGCGAACAGTCCCGGGAGACCGTTTACGTGCCATCCCTGACAGTGCAGTCGGCCGACCGCCCCAGTAATGTCCGGCATTCCAATCGGTCAGGAACAGCAATGCGCCCGCCGGCCCTGCCATTTCCCCCCAATCGGTAGAGTCGGATTTCGACTTGCCCAGAGCCCTGAGACCGGTTCTGGAGTGCAAGTTGGACGGAGGCTAGGTCTGCGTTCGCTGCCCCCCCAGAGGCTCAGGCCTAGCCTTCACTTTGGACACCTCGCTGTCGGTCATCCCGCTTCCCAGACGCTCCAGCACGTACCGCATAAGGTTCCCCTATAGGGAGGCGCGGGTGCCGGGGTATTGCTTGACGGGCTAGGCTCGCACCATGAAGTCTCGGGTGATATTGCTGCTTACTCTTGGTGTGGGTGCCGCCGCGCTGGCACTCGTCCTCGTGGCCGGCCGCACGCCTTGGGCATGCCCGGCCATTGGGTACGCGTACGTGGGTGAGGTGGAGTTATTGTTTTCCGCGGAGCCGGTGTCGGTG
This region of Arthrobacter alpinus genomic DNA includes:
- a CDS encoding HipA domain-containing protein, which produces MPEFESPDYATLAKPVTIISASPDQDAAELFSRAAMLAMVNNIEDHMRNHGLLQDNAEWRLSPSFDANPSRTGRSNTAPTPRDDSGSRDIRLLVEAADDSDGIEYMHNAFEGKAVPVPLRCPNGNHHHRHRRHSQRHRRRRR